The Negativicutes bacterium sequence CCATGGAAATCAACATGCCAAACTGGCGTATCGGCTGAATCAGCTGCGCTAAAAGCGTGTTGAAAACCGTCCATTCACCTAAAGTAATGCTGCCGCCGATTACTTGCCTGCCGCCATACCAAATCAGAAAGACGGTTCCCATATTGGAAATAAAACTCATCAGAGGGGCGTAAAAGGCTTCCAAACGCACCGAAATCAGATTCTTATCATAATAGTTTTGATTCTCTTTGAGAAATTTCTCAATTTCATAATCTTCCTGTGCAAAGGCTTTGACGACGCGCACCCCGGTAATACTCTCTTGCATGGCGGCCGAGAAGATGCCCATCTGATCCCGTACCATGCGAAAAGTTGGACGCACTTTCACGGCAAATTGCGTGACAGACCAAACCAGAAATGGCATGAAAATCAAGGACATCAGGGTCAGCCGCCAATTTTTGCTGAACAAGAGTCCCAGAGTGTAAATAATGGTCAGCGAAGCGGAGAAAAGATTGATGAAACCCATCCCCATTGCTCTCTGCAGGGTGGCAACGTCGGAAGTCATGCGCGACATTAATTCACCGGTTCTATTCTGATCGAAAAAGCTAAAAGACAATGTCTGTAAATGCTGATATAAACGATTGCGCATATCATAAATCACTTTCTGCGCTGTAAATTCGATATTATAACGTTGCGCAAACGTGATTGCGGTTTTAACGACGGCAACGGCTAAAACCAGCCCGGCGTACAGGGCAATCGATGAGAGATCTCCCGCCGGAATAAAAACGTCGATGATTTTTTCCGTCAGCAGCGGTGAAATCAGGCTCATCAAAGCAATGATATTGACGAGAAGAAAGGCAACCAGATAACGTGCCCAGTATTTCGCCATGAATTCTTTTAATAATCGCGCATAAACATTCATTCCGAAGCTTCCCCCTTTCCATCTGCGCCGAGCTAAGCGCATTTTACCGAATGACCTGCCGATTTGATCTCAACGATTCGAAACCACCCGGCACTGCTGCAACCTAAGATGGGCAGATGAAGCTGAGACTGACAGAGTAAAAACAACGATCCCCTCGTTTATTCATTCACATTCGCAGAAATTATACTTGACAAAGGAGTCTTTGTC is a genomic window containing:
- a CDS encoding ABC transporter ATP-binding protein/permease gives rise to the protein MNVYARLLKEFMAKYWARYLVAFLLVNIIALMSLISPLLTEKIIDVFIPAGDLSSIALYAGLVLAVAVVKTAITFAQRYNIEFTAQKVIYDMRNRLYQHLQTLSFSFFDQNRTGELMSRMTSDVATLQRAMGMGFINLFSASLTIIYTLGLLFSKNWRLTLMSLIFMPFLVWSVTQFAVKVRPTFRMVRDQMGIFSAAMQESITGVRVVKAFAQEDYEIEKFLKENQNYYDKNLISVRLEAFYAPLMSFISNMGTVFLIWYGGRQVIGGSITLGEWTVFNTLLAQLIQPIRQFGMLISMVQRAVASGQRIFEVLDTQSDVADAPGAITLPPLAGHVVMDHVFFSYDNRTFVLEDICLEALPGQTIAILGSTGSGKSSVINLVPRFYDPQKGTVRIDGYDLKEVTIDSLRRQVGIVLQETFLFNDSLRNNIAYGKPDATLEEIISAAKAARIHEFIQTLPDGYDTVVGERGVGLSGGQKQRMAIARALLMQAKVLILDESTSSVDTETEHAIQQAFAKLTENCTTFIIAQRLSTIRNADKIVVLDKGRIVQEGTHEQLLLDTEGIYHQIYEMQLRPQEQPTIVPAASDLASGGEL